DNA sequence from the Chitinophaga flava genome:
CGCTTCAGGATGGTCATCATTCAACCGGAAAAGTAAAAATAAATACGGCAACAGCGTACTGTCAGTGCCTGTTCATTTTGTTCATTTTCCTCCGGCCCCTGCTAAAGCTCGAACACCAGCCCTTTCCGCATCAGCGCTTCATATCTTGCAGGATCAAAGCGGTACAGATGTGCGCCCTTTTTGGAGGAGGTTTTATCCTTTTCTTCCAGTTTCTCCATCACATCGAGTGATAGTATTTTCTTGCGGAAGTTACGTTTATCAAGGGTTTTCTGATATATTTCTTCATACAGGCTTCTCAGTTGGGATAAGGTGAATTTTTCCGGCAGCAGTTCAAAGCCGATGGGATGGAAATGCGCGTTGTTACGCAGCTGCACCAGTGCATCGTTGATCATACGGTTATGATCAAAGATCAATGCAGGGATTTCATGCAGCTCCAGCCAGTGTGCACCGTGTTCCTGAGCCAGCGGCAGGTCGTGTTCCTTGATACGTATCAGGGCATAATAGGCTACTGATATTACCCTTGCACCGGTATCCCGGGATACCTCACCATAACAGTGCAACTGGTCCATATAGATATTTTCCAGGCCGGTAGTATGTTTGAGTACCCGGGCCGCCGCTTCGTCGGTACTTTCCTCCGACTGCACAAAACCACCTACCAGCGACCATTCACCCGCCATAGGAGCGACTTTTCGCTTCATCACCAATAACTTCAGCTTGCCTTCGTCGAAACCAAAGATGATACAATCTACCGCCACCAGGTGTTTTGGGGCTTGCGCATAAAAAGAAGCAGCATTCATAAAACGGAATTTTTCCAGCGTATATCGGGTAAAAATAATATAAAACCGCTTATTTTTTTGGTTTAAAGCGGCGGTAATCGGTAGATGGAATTTTGGTCACCTCCAGCTGGCGAAGCATATTTACCAGCTGTCCGCGGTGAAAGGTAC
Encoded proteins:
- a CDS encoding NUDIX hydrolase, whose protein sequence is MNAASFYAQAPKHLVAVDCIIFGFDEGKLKLLVMKRKVAPMAGEWSLVGGFVQSEESTDEAAARVLKHTTGLENIYMDQLHCYGEVSRDTGARVISVAYYALIRIKEHDLPLAQEHGAHWLELHEIPALIFDHNRMINDALVQLRNNAHFHPIGFELLPEKFTLSQLRSLYEEIYQKTLDKRNFRKKILSLDVMEKLEEKDKTSSKKGAHLYRFDPARYEALMRKGLVFEL